From the Streptomyces syringium genome, one window contains:
- the istB gene encoding IS21-like element helper ATPase IstB produces the protein MTGIALLDPETDQPVPAPSPVPSSPAPPPIPADLESVLKRMRFPYLRKAAPDVLATARSQRWDPAEVLRILLEEEIKGREAATRRSHRKQANLPTGKTFSSWREEDSSIPAPTQQALMTLEWVGRSENLAIAGPSGTGKSHFAEALAHKAIDRGMQVAWFSLESLTAHVGRATVDNSVAKAIAKITRANLIILDDIGMLPSGQAAAEAFYRVIDAAYERRSVIVTSNLHPSGFDSIMPKTLATAAVDRLLHHAHIVLTEGSSLRLTQATTGKGVKPLH, from the coding sequence ATGACCGGCATCGCGTTGCTGGACCCGGAAACCGACCAGCCCGTCCCGGCCCCGTCTCCGGTCCCCTCCTCACCGGCCCCGCCGCCGATCCCGGCCGATCTGGAATCCGTCCTGAAGCGGATGCGGTTCCCCTACTTGCGCAAGGCGGCCCCGGACGTGCTGGCCACCGCCCGGTCGCAACGCTGGGACCCGGCCGAAGTGCTGCGGATCCTGCTGGAAGAGGAGATCAAGGGCCGGGAGGCGGCGACCCGCCGCAGCCACCGCAAGCAGGCGAACCTGCCCACCGGCAAGACGTTCAGCTCCTGGCGGGAGGAGGACTCCTCCATCCCCGCTCCGACCCAGCAGGCCCTGATGACGCTGGAATGGGTCGGCCGGTCGGAGAACCTCGCCATCGCCGGCCCGTCGGGCACCGGCAAGAGCCACTTCGCCGAGGCCCTGGCCCACAAGGCCATCGACCGGGGCATGCAAGTCGCCTGGTTCAGCCTCGAATCGCTGACCGCCCACGTCGGCCGGGCCACCGTCGACAACTCCGTCGCGAAGGCGATCGCGAAGATCACCCGGGCCAACCTCATCATCCTGGACGACATCGGGATGCTGCCGTCCGGCCAGGCCGCCGCCGAGGCGTTCTACCGGGTGATCGATGCCGCCTACGAACGCAGGTCCGTGATCGTGACCTCGAACCTGCATCCGTCGGGATTCGACTCGATCATGCCCAAGACGCTCGCCACGGCAGCAGTCGACCGGCTGTTGCATCACGCGCACATCGTCCTGACCGAGGGCAGCAGCCTCCGGCTCACCCAGGCAACCACGGGCAAGGGCGTCAAGCCACTGCACTGA